Within Scomber japonicus isolate fScoJap1 chromosome 18, fScoJap1.pri, whole genome shotgun sequence, the genomic segment TTTTTCTGTGTACAATTGCCTAGATGCAGGGGTTGGGACTCCTTACCTAATGACTCATCTTTCCCCCACACTCCATACATTTTgatctgatgatgtcattaggTGAAACAGTATCACAATTCCTCCTGAGCAGGGACATGAACTCGCTGCCATATATCATGACAACCCGTATGAAAGTTGAGAAATTTCATTCAAAATCATATTAACCTCATGGTGTTGCTACAGGGAAAGTGAGGGGGTCATTCATATGGTGGGAAACATAGTTTACAATGCAGAATTTTGGCAATCCaacttgtaaatgtgttatatatatatcatctgATAAATGAATACTTTACTAGCTTGGCAAAAAAGGCaccagaaaaaaggaaatacttCAAATCTTAAGGTGCAACATTCATGAGAAAAGCACTGCCACATGGTTTCTGTCAACATCCTTCAACACCTTTGTCCATCAACAGCTTTTCCCAGACGCTCGGGTTGCTATGGTTTCTCTttcaaaacagaagaaaagattTGGTATCAGCACGCAGTGGCTGAAAAAAGTTTCCATTCTTTCTATTTCAGCCTCACTAAATGACAGCAACGGGAAAACCAACATAGGATTGCTTTAGGACACCTCAAATAAATGATGACAGACTTGAATTCCTTTGGTATTAAATGACACAACAGCAGGGTTTTAGTATTTCTCAAATATTCAGTAAGCTCCTACTGTGCAATAGCTACACCCATATCTGCACACATTATGATCCTGCAACAAACAGGCTAGATAGATGAAAAGATAAAGCTCAGTCTATTTAAGTTTTACACCATTACAGTGAATTTAGAGCTGAAGAGTGACTTCAGATTTAACTGAACACACCCTATAAACTCTACTTGCACAGGCATGAGTGGAGGTGTTACGTATGGGCTTGTATAAGACAACAGTTGAAAGCACTCTGTATTCTTGACGAAACTCCCCCCGCGGCTAACTCCATCACTTCCAAATATTGTTGCTGTGATTTACTGGTTACTAAGGTGACGGCTGGTCCTAGTGCTGTATCCTGGTGACACTGGGATGAGTCAGTTGGACTCACCTCAACTAACTCCCCTCTCAAAACTGTCAGCATCTCAAAACTTGACACAAACACTCTGGTTACTCCAGTTAGCATGCGCGTGTTATCTGTAAATGGGATTCAAATTCTGATGGGAATTAGATTCAAAACTGGGGAGGAGTGAACCCTCCCTTACAtgggcgtgtgtgtatgtgtgtgtgtgtgtgtgtgtgtgtgtgtgtgtgtgtgtgtgtgtgttttaatgtgtatcGTCACCTCCAGGTGTGTGAGCCCCACCTGTAGTCTGAGGGAGGGacgcagggagagagagagagagagagagagagagagagagagagagagggagagacatagGAGGGGATTGGAAGGAAAGTATGAGTAGGGGTGCAGGTTTCTTTGCTGTTGCACAACCTGTTGATGccaggtattaaaaaaaaatccactccCAGTAGCTTCAGACCTCAGAGGCTCCATcgcttccctcttttcctcaccTTGCGCTCTTCCTGTTACCTTGGGCCAGCAGAGATATGAACACATCCTCTAGATAGGAGGTGAATGGCTGAACACTGACGAAGGACTAACAGAGAGTTTGTTACAACACTTTCAACCAAACTTGAAATCGACACTTTTGGAGAGTCTAAATTAGGACATCCCAAAGGATAAAAGGTAAGTGTCTGTTTTTAATAAGGTGTGGTCCGGTTTTAATAgttaaaataagataaagaCATCATGAATCTGAATCTGTTTTCTTTATAATACTGAATAAGAtttatgaaaatgacagtaTATGTAATCAGGTGTCGACTAATAACCGCTATTACAATTGACTAGTAATGGTTCCACTTTTAGACAAATAAGATTGTAATCGTTTTCAACGCCTTATATTCAAACCAGCTGATCAAAACTTTCCACCCACTGTTTTCCAAGTCTTCCCCCCGACTGTATGATTTTATGACTAACTATAGGCCACAAATAAATGCCAATGTCAGGGAAAAGTTGAGTCCTGGGTCATATTTATCCGGTGATAAACCCAGTGAAAGGTCAGCTTTGAATCTCTGACACTCAAACAAAGGCTTTGTTATCAGCTTGGAGGAAGTGACAATCTGCTATCAGGAGTGAATATCTGTCACGGCGTGtctcctgtactgtactgtataataccccccccccttctctccaccctctgccccccccttgccccctcaccccctcccaccccacgTGTCTGTgactctctcctgtctgtctccatgtttcacCACAGCTTTACGAGCTGATCCAGAAGAGTAGTTACCTTTCATGTCTGCCCCTGTCCCAACCTCACCTTCATGTTGCAaggtttttcccccctcctgtTGTAGCcctcactcatacacacacctcCCCGCCTTGTTCTGGCTTGTTTCCGCCCTCCCTGCGCTCTGTTCTCTTCACCCTCGCTGTCaaacctctctcctcttttttgcTTCTCCACGCCATGACCTCGGTGTTGCCTTGTCTTCCATTTCATCTTGCTTATTTCACACCGTCAGTCCACACAATGTTAACGTGCTTTGAAAAACGTTGTGATGTTTGTTTCAGGAGAGAAACATCCGCCGTATCAAAGGAGACTTtgataaaaaaggaaggactGAATCCTCTTGTGGATTACAAAAATGAATTTGGCCTTTTCATCCGAGAAGTACAAATCccttttccccctcctcctcctcgtctacGTCCCACTCACCTGTCTATGCCAGTCAAACAACACCACCATCCTAACTACAGTCAGTCCCACAAACACTACCACTCCTTTCTCAAATGATACATCACAGAAGCCTGTGTCAGGCTGCGGGGCAGGACTGGACCCTGTCTACAGGTATCTGTGTGATCGGCGGGCAGCATGGGGCATTGTCCTGGAGACCCTAGCCTCCTCAGGCTTCCTGTTCAGCATGATTCTCCTGGTAGGCCTGCTGCTCTGGTCCCTATGGATCTCATGTGTCTCAAAACGGCAGCAGCGCAGCAGCATCGGAGGCACGGTGGCCTGCATGTTCATGTTCCTGTTGGCCACAGGTGGGATCTTCGCCATcaccttctccttcatcatccgTTCAACCCCTCAGACCTGCCCCACCAGGATCTTCCTCTTCAGCGTGCTCTTCTCCCTGGCCTTCTCCTGCCTGCTGGCTCGCAGTCTGGCTCTGCTGGGCTTCGCAGCAGCCCGGGGATGGGGAGAACCTGCCGTGGCCCTGGGCCTCTTCACCGTGCAGGTTATCATCTCTACAGAGTGGCTGATCCTGGTGCTTGTCAGGGATAAGAAAACTTGCGAGTACAGCCAGGGGGAGTTTGTCATGTTGCAGATCTACGTGATGTGCCTCTTGGCTATTAGCTTGATCCTGTCCCTGCACTTGCTGTGCCGCTCCTGCTTCACATACAGCTACAACTACACAGGGCGTGCCCGGCAGCATGGCCGCACTCAGGCCACACTGCTCTGCCTCACGCTGCTGCTCTCCAGCTGCACCTGGATAGTGTGGATCACAATGCTCACCAAGGGAAACCCTGACTTAGAACATCGGCCAAAATGGGACGACCCGGTAATCAGCATCGCCTTGGTGGTCAATGGCTGGGTCTTGCTGATGGGGCACGGGTTAAGTCAGGTGGCCTATCTCTGCAGGGGGGAGGCCAGGTCCAAGGATGTCCCCCTGAGCTTCGCCGGCTGGACCAGCCCCAGCGCTGATATCCCAGGACTGGGCagccagaaggaaggaaaagaaaacggAAGCTTTGAGAATGATGGCGATAATAGGAGAGGTGAGACGGCGTCCTCCTTACCAAAAATTTACATGGGGCTTCATTGAAAGGGAATGAATTAAGCTTAGGGGTGAAGGTAGAGGTGTGTTAGTAGTATTAATCTCCTGATTATTGCCTTGGTTAATAATTtgaatctataaaatgtcagaaaatagggGGAAAACCTCCCTGCACAATTTCCCAGAATGCaaagtgatattttattcaGACCAATAGCCCAAAAACAGAGATGGTCAATTTACCATCATAGAAAACAAACCAGTCATGTGAACATTTTGGgcatttttacttaaaaaaaagatttcacaGTTAAAAttgttgcagattaattttctgttgatcaccTAGTAGTTGCTGctccaaaaataataataatacctcaAGAGAAAAAGTTCTTAAAGTCATTTAATTAAGGATGCTACAGTGTTGCTGCATTTGTTAAGTCTGAGGATTAGTGCTTTAAAACTTGTGCTTAAACAACATCATCAAATCATCTCTACATAAACTACAAGACTGCAAATTGTGACATGAACATACGCTAAACAAGACAAACTGTAGGAGTCCAAATTGAGAGTAATAAGCAGGGATATAT encodes:
- the LOC128379199 gene encoding retinoic acid-induced protein 3, with the translated sequence MNLAFSSEKYKSLFPLLLLVYVPLTCLCQSNNTTILTTVSPTNTTTPFSNDTSQKPVSGCGAGLDPVYRYLCDRRAAWGIVLETLASSGFLFSMILLVGLLLWSLWISCVSKRQQRSSIGGTVACMFMFLLATGGIFAITFSFIIRSTPQTCPTRIFLFSVLFSLAFSCLLARSLALLGFAAARGWGEPAVALGLFTVQVIISTEWLILVLVRDKKTCEYSQGEFVMLQIYVMCLLAISLILSLHLLCRSCFTYSYNYTGRARQHGRTQATLLCLTLLLSSCTWIVWITMLTKGNPDLEHRPKWDDPVISIALVVNGWVLLMGHGLSQVAYLCRGEARSKDVPLSFAGWTSPSADIPGLGSQKEGKENGSFENDGDNRRGRGTEPTLRSPYESGFSMTEIDPDKDYSIPRPQTTNYREPYDEYYGQN